In Halobacteriovorax marinus SJ, the following proteins share a genomic window:
- a CDS encoding dicarboxylate/amino acid:cation symporter, giving the protein MKKIKLNLAVWVAIFGVFGYMSAAIFADPTWVTSENTPEFYKLILLIKDVFIQSLKMLVAPLIFFSLLGGLAGIKEAWKLKKLGGIAVTYYVSTTLIAILIGLTVVFFIHPWKNSSVRVNVQKSQSIGGDYHTKKPKKMIDAKDNSIITVVHKILKTSLTNPLESLVTNNILGLVCAALLIGLAMVTSLRTDSQLFLLIEDINRILTTILGWFITLSPIGIFAIVFDFKLKVTGDLFTQLFAFAAVVFGATLVHGAIVLPIIAKIFGGIGPITLFRKIANPLFIALGTSSSSATLPVTMKTCEEELGVSKAVSGFVFPLGATMNMDGTALFEGIAAIFLAHLYGVELTTFTIFAIFFMSMISSIGAPGMPSGSMSGMQMVLLAAGIPLEAIGILLVIEKPLDTFRTAVNVEGDIIGALVVQKTMERRNIQLT; this is encoded by the coding sequence GTGAAAAAAATCAAATTAAACTTGGCCGTCTGGGTCGCCATCTTTGGTGTCTTTGGCTATATGTCTGCGGCCATTTTCGCCGATCCAACATGGGTCACATCAGAAAATACTCCAGAATTTTATAAGTTAATCCTTCTAATTAAAGACGTCTTTATTCAGTCTCTAAAAATGTTAGTGGCCCCGCTTATTTTCTTCTCACTACTAGGAGGACTTGCTGGAATAAAAGAAGCTTGGAAATTAAAGAAGCTTGGAGGGATTGCTGTTACTTACTACGTATCTACAACCCTTATCGCTATACTTATTGGACTAACTGTCGTCTTCTTTATTCACCCTTGGAAGAACTCATCTGTTAGAGTCAACGTTCAAAAGTCTCAAAGTATCGGAGGAGACTACCATACAAAGAAACCAAAGAAGATGATTGATGCTAAAGATAATTCAATCATTACAGTTGTTCATAAAATTCTAAAAACATCGCTCACGAATCCACTCGAATCACTTGTGACCAATAATATTCTCGGTCTCGTTTGTGCCGCTCTTCTCATTGGGCTGGCCATGGTCACTTCGCTTAGAACAGATAGTCAGCTCTTTCTCTTAATCGAGGATATCAATAGAATACTTACAACAATTTTAGGTTGGTTTATCACGTTAAGTCCTATTGGTATTTTTGCCATCGTCTTTGATTTCAAACTCAAAGTCACAGGTGATCTCTTCACGCAACTCTTTGCCTTCGCAGCGGTTGTCTTTGGAGCGACACTTGTCCATGGAGCGATCGTCCTTCCAATTATCGCTAAAATATTTGGTGGAATTGGCCCAATCACTCTCTTTAGAAAAATTGCAAACCCACTCTTCATTGCACTAGGAACAAGCTCATCATCAGCAACACTTCCAGTAACAATGAAGACCTGTGAAGAAGAGCTAGGCGTCTCAAAAGCCGTCAGTGGTTTTGTCTTCCCTCTTGGTGCAACAATGAATATGGATGGAACGGCACTCTTTGAAGGTATTGCCGCGATTTTCTTGGCCCATCTCTATGGAGTAGAGCTGACAACTTTTACTATTTTTGCCATTTTCTTTATGAGTATGATCTCAAGTATTGGAGCACCTGGAATGCCTAGTGGTTCAATGTCTGGGATGCAAATGGTCTTACTGGCCGCAGGTATCCCCCTTGAGGCCATTGGAATTCTACTAGTAATTGAAAAGCCATTAGATACTTTCAGAACAGCAGTCAATGTTGAAGGAGATATTATTGGAGCTCTCGTTGTACAAAAGACAATGGAGCGAAGAAATATTCAACTCACTTAG
- a CDS encoding DUF444 family protein produces the protein MDHPVKRDHARFRKIIKGRIRDNLKKYVSGGEMPIPKGKGVFKVPMPQIETPRFKFGDKQQGGTGQGDGQPGDPVDGQQGEDGQPGQGEAGDNEGNKELEVELSVEELASILGEELELPNIEPKGKKSLESTTNKYSSIGTVGPDSLKHYKRSYREALKRQVATGTYDSKNPVIIPIKSDMRFRSSNTTVEYENSAVVIYMMDVSGSMGDEQKEIVRTESFWINLWLKSQYKDIEIRYIIHDATAKEVEEEVFFKTRESGGTLISSALKLCREIIQTDYNSSEWNIYPFHFSDGDNWSTDDTKLCLDILDKDILPNSNVFCYGQVESRYGSGQFYKDLHAKYGTDNEGVILSKIKNKDAILDSIKEFLGKGK, from the coding sequence ATGGATCATCCAGTCAAAAGAGATCATGCACGGTTTAGAAAAATTATTAAAGGCCGTATTCGTGACAATTTAAAGAAATATGTATCGGGTGGAGAGATGCCTATCCCAAAAGGGAAGGGTGTCTTCAAAGTTCCTATGCCACAAATCGAGACTCCAAGATTTAAGTTTGGGGATAAGCAACAAGGTGGGACTGGTCAAGGTGATGGACAACCAGGTGATCCGGTAGATGGTCAACAAGGTGAAGATGGGCAACCAGGTCAAGGTGAAGCCGGAGATAATGAAGGTAATAAAGAGCTTGAGGTTGAACTAAGTGTTGAGGAATTAGCATCAATCCTTGGTGAGGAGTTAGAGCTTCCAAATATTGAACCCAAGGGAAAGAAGAGTTTAGAGTCAACAACTAATAAATACTCTTCGATTGGAACAGTTGGGCCTGATTCTTTAAAGCACTATAAGAGATCTTATAGAGAGGCCTTAAAGAGACAAGTTGCTACGGGAACTTATGATAGTAAGAACCCAGTTATTATTCCAATTAAAAGTGATATGCGCTTTAGAAGTTCCAATACAACTGTAGAGTATGAAAATTCAGCTGTTGTTATTTATATGATGGACGTCTCAGGCTCTATGGGTGATGAACAAAAAGAGATAGTGAGAACGGAGAGTTTTTGGATTAATCTTTGGTTAAAGTCTCAGTACAAAGATATTGAGATTCGCTATATCATTCACGACGCTACAGCTAAGGAAGTTGAAGAAGAAGTTTTCTTTAAGACTAGAGAAAGTGGTGGAACGCTTATTTCTTCAGCTCTTAAATTATGTAGAGAAATTATTCAAACTGATTACAACTCTAGTGAGTGGAATATTTATCCATTCCATTTCTCAGACGGTGATAATTGGTCAACAGATGATACGAAGCTATGTCTTGATATTTTAGATAAAGATATTCTGCCAAATTCCAATGTCTTTTGTTACGGTCAAGTAGAGAGTCGCTATGGTTCGGGACAATTCTATAAGGATCTGCACGCTAAATACGGTACAGATAACGAGGGAGTCATTCTTTCAAAGATAAAGAATAAAGATGCTATTTTAGATTCCATAAAAGAGTTCTTAGGAAAGGGTAAATAA
- a CDS encoding FecR family protein, giving the protein MHKIIFCILFLSLNFKTLAKVNIASVSKIRGNVSVLSPGDHKAHRLKLNDQLAEDASVVTYKNSFVRIVFKDGSSASLGPMSKLIVTKMDEKGEGIITLLKGQLRSKVSRSTENKKKHKFLVRTKSAALGVRGTEFQTIYNPSNNITNLLTYEGEVAISKGEHRVLAGRSYEERASALSSNKLSRSQKHRLKNKLTNVVENSLNSEKAVVVKGGQFSSSIGGVKSATLPVNISPTQLNILYANADLVENQSASDAVAIVDDSKPSTLKIVQQDAPKEGLYDKSSSKYAQKSGGFIDIKSGLYIPPAKDSEFSHTKKTYIAKNVGGIDPVTGQYIAPKGLALDAERGFVSKDSGSDEQRKRSLAQAKALNDVIEKDVVIKNHEYEKPVRVYSQLELFTKDSISVQLSSISNKIEHSNSNTTANKVFEESGKGLSVGWNHSSSGKWQPVTNFHFKNIRFSSTELTPFSQGSSNLFGVDIGMRRYLSERFNFSALLRLHQNFYTAASEALVYRLQKSTFTNLEIGGQFFIIKSKRYDIDISLAYAFAPSKTARDVEIESSSMLSIGGGFRYWANDFLWLKLNALSQSTSYDIKSSHYTATDDNSMFNLGLEIGFVL; this is encoded by the coding sequence ATGCACAAAATTATTTTTTGTATCTTATTTCTATCTTTAAATTTCAAAACTCTTGCTAAGGTTAATATTGCCTCTGTTTCAAAAATTCGAGGCAATGTAAGTGTTCTTTCTCCAGGTGATCACAAGGCCCACAGATTAAAGTTAAATGATCAACTAGCTGAAGATGCTTCAGTTGTGACCTATAAGAATTCATTTGTGCGAATTGTTTTTAAAGATGGTTCATCTGCGTCTCTTGGGCCAATGAGTAAGCTGATCGTAACTAAAATGGACGAAAAAGGGGAGGGCATTATAACTCTCTTAAAAGGTCAGTTGCGATCAAAAGTAAGTAGGTCTACTGAAAATAAAAAGAAGCATAAATTCTTAGTTCGAACAAAGAGTGCAGCCCTCGGTGTAAGAGGTACAGAATTTCAGACTATTTATAATCCCTCTAATAATATAACGAATCTTCTAACTTATGAGGGAGAGGTCGCTATTAGTAAAGGTGAGCATAGAGTTCTAGCAGGGAGAAGTTATGAAGAGAGAGCGTCAGCACTTTCATCTAATAAACTTAGTCGCAGTCAAAAGCATAGATTAAAGAATAAGCTAACTAATGTCGTTGAGAACTCTTTAAACTCAGAGAAGGCAGTTGTAGTTAAGGGTGGGCAGTTTTCAAGCTCTATTGGTGGTGTTAAGTCGGCAACCCTTCCTGTAAATATCTCTCCAACTCAGCTCAATATTCTCTATGCCAATGCCGATCTTGTTGAGAATCAAAGTGCAAGTGACGCGGTAGCTATTGTAGATGATTCTAAGCCAAGTACTTTAAAGATTGTACAACAGGATGCACCTAAAGAAGGACTCTACGATAAGAGCTCTTCTAAATATGCTCAAAAATCTGGGGGCTTTATTGATATTAAGTCTGGACTCTATATTCCTCCTGCTAAGGATTCAGAATTCTCTCACACAAAGAAGACATATATCGCAAAGAATGTTGGAGGTATCGATCCAGTGACTGGTCAATATATTGCTCCAAAGGGTCTTGCTCTTGATGCTGAGAGAGGTTTTGTCTCTAAAGATAGTGGTTCTGACGAACAGAGAAAGAGATCCCTTGCTCAAGCAAAGGCATTGAATGATGTTATTGAAAAAGATGTTGTCATTAAGAATCATGAATATGAAAAACCAGTTAGAGTTTATTCACAGCTAGAGCTCTTTACTAAAGACTCTATCTCTGTGCAGTTAAGTTCTATCTCAAATAAGATTGAGCACTCAAATAGCAATACAACTGCCAATAAAGTTTTTGAAGAGAGTGGAAAGGGGTTAAGCGTTGGATGGAATCATTCTTCAAGCGGTAAGTGGCAGCCAGTTACTAATTTTCACTTTAAAAATATTCGCTTCTCTTCAACTGAGTTGACTCCTTTTTCACAGGGGAGTTCAAATCTATTTGGAGTTGATATAGGGATGAGAAGATACCTTTCGGAGAGGTTTAATTTTAGCGCTCTATTAAGATTACATCAAAACTTCTATACAGCAGCTTCAGAGGCCCTTGTCTACAGACTACAGAAGTCTACTTTCACTAATCTTGAGATCGGTGGACAATTCTTTATTATCAAGTCAAAGCGCTATGATATAGATATTTCGCTGGCCTATGCATTTGCTCCAAGTAAGACAGCAAGAGATGTAGAAATTGAAAGCTCTTCTATGCTCTCTATTGGTGGAGGGTTTAGATATTGGGCCAATGACTTTCTTTGGTTAAAGCTAAATGCTCTAAGCCAAAGTACAAGTTATGATATTAAGTCTTCACACTATACAGCTACAGATGACAACTCAATGTTTAATCTTGGGTTAGAGATTGGGTTTGTTCTTTAG
- a CDS encoding fatty acid cis/trans isomerase, with the protein MKKILTILSTLLLLASCSLSNKEQFVVTNNEVIHADTMATLPEAHIDYQKKVRPILDNRCVVCHGCYDAPCQLKLTSIDGIQRGANPQRVYDGSRILSMKPSRLNIDAKSTQAWRKKGFHPVVSDDSTDPHANLDNSLIYKFLQLKEMFPQPRAGLISSQIDTSLNREQYCVQVDEFEDFVEDHSYMGMPFALPNLTKSEFSTLAHWVAQGSKGHDKKVESKATKKLIAIFENLFNKNDLKSKLIARYIYEHIFLAHIHFDTAPERVFYRLVRATNRDGEPDEIDALRPYDDPKTKFYYRFKLYKPSIVAKSHNLYKLNYKKLKRYEELFYDKKFKVTEFPSYAPEVASNPFIVFKEIPVKSKYSFLLDDARFFIEGFIKGPVCRGQIALNVIEDRFWVYFADPNSPIDTNNDEFINKSKNLLELPASEESDIEFLSIWSEFWKKQKKFLEARSQHFKDAKKSHISEASKIIWDGDNHNRNAALTIFRHLDSASVREGLHGKTPETAWVIDYPILERIHYLLVAGFNVYGNVAHQLKTRLYMDFLRMEGENLFLSFLPSEDRKVLHKKWYGGNRNHLKFFVENPSQWLNTNFVTGLEKEDKFEELHNYFQKRVKRAIAPTVQKLNPSLAKLDNLKGKFLSYFPEIILLKVEDELYTITHNKEYKYVSFFLNDARTRDSLDQENDTLTLIKGVEGSYPNLFIELERDKIHHFMEDMANITTPLEYTKFIAKYGVRRTNPNFWHYSDWIKEKYLETEYYRAGILDLNRYNP; encoded by the coding sequence ATGAAAAAAATCCTCACTATCTTAAGTACACTTTTACTTCTAGCATCTTGTTCACTTTCTAATAAGGAACAATTTGTTGTTACTAATAATGAAGTCATTCACGCTGATACAATGGCAACACTGCCTGAAGCTCATATTGACTATCAAAAAAAAGTACGACCTATTTTAGATAATCGATGTGTCGTCTGCCACGGCTGTTACGATGCTCCTTGCCAGTTAAAGCTCACTAGTATTGATGGTATTCAAAGAGGGGCCAATCCACAAAGAGTTTACGATGGTTCAAGAATTCTTTCGATGAAACCATCGCGTCTAAATATTGATGCGAAGTCAACACAGGCCTGGAGAAAAAAAGGCTTTCATCCCGTAGTAAGTGACGATTCTACAGATCCACATGCCAACCTAGACAACTCGCTTATTTATAAATTTCTTCAATTAAAAGAAATGTTTCCTCAACCAAGGGCCGGACTCATCTCTTCACAAATCGATACATCTTTAAACAGAGAACAGTACTGCGTTCAAGTCGATGAATTCGAAGACTTTGTTGAAGATCATAGCTATATGGGAATGCCCTTTGCTCTACCAAACTTAACAAAGAGTGAATTTTCAACTCTCGCACATTGGGTAGCACAAGGATCAAAAGGACATGATAAAAAGGTAGAGTCAAAAGCGACCAAGAAATTAATCGCGATCTTTGAAAATCTCTTTAATAAAAATGACTTAAAATCGAAACTTATTGCTCGCTATATCTACGAGCATATTTTCCTTGCTCATATTCACTTTGATACAGCACCAGAGAGAGTTTTTTATCGTCTTGTAAGAGCTACAAATAGAGATGGTGAACCTGATGAGATAGATGCGCTAAGACCATATGATGACCCTAAAACTAAATTCTACTACCGCTTTAAACTGTATAAGCCGAGCATTGTAGCGAAATCACACAATTTATATAAGCTAAACTATAAGAAGCTAAAGCGCTATGAAGAGCTTTTCTACGATAAGAAATTCAAAGTCACAGAATTTCCTTCGTATGCCCCAGAAGTGGCCTCTAATCCATTTATTGTATTTAAAGAAATTCCAGTTAAATCAAAGTATAGCTTTCTCTTAGACGATGCCAGATTCTTTATTGAAGGCTTCATCAAGGGACCTGTGTGTAGAGGGCAAATTGCACTCAATGTTATAGAAGATAGATTCTGGGTTTACTTCGCTGATCCCAACTCTCCTATCGACACTAATAACGATGAATTTATCAACAAGAGTAAAAACCTATTGGAGCTACCGGCCTCAGAAGAAAGTGATATAGAGTTTTTAAGTATATGGTCTGAGTTTTGGAAGAAGCAAAAGAAATTCCTAGAGGCCCGAAGTCAACACTTTAAGGATGCGAAGAAGTCTCATATAAGTGAAGCGAGTAAGATCATCTGGGATGGTGATAATCACAATAGAAATGCTGCTCTCACTATCTTTAGACACCTTGACAGTGCTTCTGTTAGAGAGGGACTTCACGGAAAAACTCCAGAGACAGCTTGGGTCATTGACTACCCAATCCTCGAGCGAATTCACTACCTCTTAGTTGCTGGCTTTAATGTCTATGGCAATGTTGCTCACCAACTAAAGACAAGACTCTATATGGACTTCTTAAGAATGGAAGGAGAGAACCTCTTTCTCTCTTTTCTCCCTTCTGAAGATAGAAAAGTATTGCACAAGAAATGGTATGGTGGAAATAGAAATCACTTAAAGTTCTTTGTAGAAAATCCTAGTCAATGGCTCAATACAAACTTTGTTACCGGACTTGAGAAAGAAGATAAATTTGAAGAGCTTCATAATTACTTTCAAAAAAGAGTGAAGAGGGCCATTGCGCCTACAGTGCAAAAGCTTAATCCCTCTCTGGCCAAGCTCGACAATCTGAAAGGAAAGTTTCTAAGCTACTTTCCAGAAATTATACTTTTAAAAGTTGAAGATGAGCTCTATACCATCACTCATAATAAGGAATATAAGTACGTAAGTTTCTTTTTAAATGATGCCAGAACAAGAGACTCCCTTGATCAGGAAAATGATACCCTCACACTCATAAAAGGAGTGGAAGGATCATATCCTAACCTCTTCATAGAACTTGAAAGAGATAAGATTCACCACTTCATGGAAGATATGGCCAATATAACGACTCCTCTTGAATATACTAAGTTCATCGCAAAGTATGGTGTAAGGAGAACGAATCCGAACTTTTGGCATTATAGTGATTGGATAAAAGAGAAATACTTGGAGACTGAGTACTACCGTGCCGGAATTTTGGATCTAAATAGATATAATCCATAA
- a CDS encoding SpoVR family protein produces the protein MNRSKPIQGELLRLKEEIEQYAIDYGLTYYPVVFEVCNYDTICILAAQGGFPSRYPHWRFGMEYDQLSKGNIYGFQKIYELVINTDPCYAYLLSSNRIVDQKLVMAHVYGHADFFKNNAWFRTTDKRMMDVMANHGTKIRKYMNKYGQDRVEAFIDAVNSLENLLDVNVLFETAEVVRKREELERTAQEEELREDDDDVRSKVLRSYMKSKEKGEYSAEEVVVPNDKYDFKKIDENVKGTRDIMKFLMQNAPIEEWQSDIIGCLREEAYYFLPQRMTKIMNEGWASYWHSKIMTNNALKSSEIIDFADVHSGVMAMSPQSINPYKIGIELFRDIEHRWDTGKFGKEYLECTDMNKKESWDMKLGLGREKIFEVRKSHNDITFLDEYFTEEFCQRQQIFTYKFNPRTGRNEIETRDFKAIKAKLLQQLTNFGQPLIEIESSNYNNRGEMLLRHVHQGVDLDLSFAADTMKNIFMIWKRPVNIATVTEEKEYIYVYDGESFKPVKN, from the coding sequence ATGAATAGATCAAAACCTATTCAAGGTGAATTATTAAGACTAAAAGAAGAAATCGAGCAATATGCAATTGACTATGGTCTCACTTATTATCCAGTTGTTTTTGAAGTTTGTAATTACGACACAATTTGTATTTTAGCTGCTCAGGGTGGTTTCCCGTCTCGTTACCCACACTGGCGATTTGGTATGGAGTACGATCAACTCTCGAAAGGTAATATCTATGGCTTTCAGAAAATTTATGAATTGGTGATTAATACAGATCCTTGCTATGCCTACTTATTAAGTTCAAATAGAATAGTCGATCAAAAACTCGTTATGGCCCATGTCTATGGTCACGCTGACTTCTTTAAGAATAATGCTTGGTTTAGAACAACTGATAAGAGAATGATGGATGTGATGGCCAATCATGGTACTAAGATTAGAAAGTACATGAATAAGTATGGCCAAGATAGAGTTGAGGCATTTATTGATGCTGTTAACTCGCTTGAGAATCTCTTAGATGTAAATGTTCTCTTTGAAACTGCAGAAGTGGTAAGAAAGAGAGAGGAGCTAGAGAGAACTGCCCAGGAAGAAGAGTTAAGAGAAGATGACGATGACGTAAGATCAAAAGTTCTTAGATCATATATGAAGTCTAAAGAAAAGGGCGAATACTCTGCTGAGGAAGTCGTTGTTCCAAACGATAAGTATGACTTTAAAAAGATCGATGAGAACGTTAAAGGAACTCGCGATATAATGAAGTTTCTTATGCAGAATGCTCCGATTGAAGAGTGGCAATCAGATATCATTGGTTGTCTGCGTGAAGAAGCCTATTACTTCCTACCACAGAGAATGACAAAGATTATGAATGAGGGCTGGGCCAGTTATTGGCACTCCAAAATCATGACTAATAACGCTCTAAAGTCTTCTGAGATTATTGACTTTGCCGATGTTCACTCTGGTGTAATGGCAATGAGTCCTCAGAGTATTAATCCGTATAAAATTGGTATTGAGCTATTTAGAGATATCGAGCACCGCTGGGATACGGGTAAGTTTGGAAAAGAGTATCTTGAGTGTACTGATATGAATAAGAAAGAGTCGTGGGATATGAAGTTAGGGCTTGGAAGAGAGAAAATCTTTGAAGTTAGAAAAAGTCACAACGATATAACTTTCTTAGATGAATACTTTACCGAGGAATTCTGTCAGAGACAGCAAATCTTTACTTATAAATTCAATCCTAGAACTGGTCGTAATGAAATTGAAACGAGAGACTTTAAGGCCATCAAGGCGAAGCTCTTACAACAATTAACGAATTTTGGTCAGCCGTTAATAGAGATTGAATCGAGTAATTATAATAATAGGGGAGAGATGTTACTTCGCCATGTTCACCAAGGTGTTGATCTCGACTTAAGTTTCGCTGCAGATACGATGAAGAATATTTTTATGATTTGGAAGAGACCTGTTAATATTGCGACTGTTACTGAAGAAAAAGAATATATCTATGTCTATGACGGTGAGAGTTTCAAGCCAGTTAAAAATTAA
- a CDS encoding PrkA family serine protein kinase codes for MAQINIANFMKDNYRVEDFTHLNWSGGFQDYVNLVTEDPKIARNAFQRVYDMIMSYGTSNYTEYKKDIVRYHFFDDPNNNGKDAVFGIDVHLMKLVNFFKAASSGYGTEKRVLLLHGPVGSAKSSISRNLKKGIEHYSKTDDGRMFTFEWYDEDESDILGGQKTFASPMHEEPLKLLPLDVRKEFLAEINKGRKDGDIKVTVKGEVNPADRFILNAYLQKYDGDWTKVIDNHVRIKRLILSEKDRIGIGTFQPKDEKNQDSTELTGDINYRKIAQYGSDSDPRAFNFDGEFNISNRGIVEFIEMLKLDVAFLYDLLGASQEHSIKPKKFAQTDIDEVILGHTNEPEFRKLQNNEFMEALRDRTVKIDVPYITRLSNEVKIYERDFNAEKIPHVHIAPHTLEMAAMWAVLTRLEEPKKADLAKIQKLKLYNGKTLPGYNEENVKELRKEAVREGLEGISPRYIQDKLSNALVKYGHTGSLNPFMVFNELESGLKHHGLINSADQLDHYKEMLAVTRQEYEDIVKNDVQKAICLDESAIETLCANYIDNVKAYTQKEKVRNKYTNKLEDSDERFMRSIEEKIDIAESRKDDFRREIMNYIGALAIEGKTFDFKMNERLHRALELKLFEDQKDSIKLSSIVSKVVDKETQEKIEVIKSRLIKSYGYCEISATDALNYVASIFAKGDSAKS; via the coding sequence ATGGCCCAAATTAATATCGCAAATTTCATGAAAGACAATTACAGAGTTGAAGACTTTACTCATTTAAATTGGAGTGGAGGATTTCAGGACTATGTAAATCTCGTTACCGAAGATCCTAAGATTGCTAGAAATGCATTCCAACGTGTTTATGACATGATTATGTCTTATGGAACTTCAAATTACACTGAGTATAAGAAAGATATCGTTAGATATCACTTCTTCGACGATCCTAATAATAATGGTAAAGATGCTGTTTTTGGGATTGATGTTCATTTAATGAAGTTAGTGAATTTCTTTAAAGCCGCTTCTTCAGGTTATGGTACAGAGAAAAGGGTTCTCTTACTTCATGGTCCTGTTGGTTCAGCTAAGTCTTCAATTTCAAGAAATTTAAAAAAGGGTATTGAACACTATTCTAAAACTGATGATGGAAGAATGTTTACTTTCGAGTGGTATGACGAAGATGAGTCAGATATCCTTGGTGGACAAAAAACATTTGCATCACCAATGCATGAAGAGCCACTGAAGCTTCTTCCATTGGATGTGAGAAAAGAATTTCTTGCTGAAATTAATAAGGGAAGAAAGGACGGAGATATTAAAGTAACAGTAAAGGGTGAAGTTAACCCAGCTGATAGATTTATTCTCAATGCTTATCTTCAAAAATATGATGGTGATTGGACGAAGGTTATTGATAATCACGTAAGAATAAAGAGATTGATTCTTTCAGAGAAAGATAGAATTGGAATTGGAACTTTCCAACCAAAAGATGAGAAGAACCAAGATTCAACTGAGTTAACTGGTGATATCAATTATAGAAAAATTGCTCAGTACGGATCTGACTCTGATCCAAGGGCCTTTAACTTTGATGGTGAATTTAATATCTCAAATAGAGGGATTGTTGAATTTATCGAGATGTTAAAGCTTGACGTTGCTTTCTTGTACGATCTCTTAGGTGCTTCACAAGAGCACTCAATTAAGCCAAAGAAATTTGCTCAAACAGATATCGACGAAGTTATTCTAGGTCATACAAATGAGCCTGAATTTAGAAAGCTTCAAAATAATGAATTCATGGAAGCCCTAAGGGATAGAACAGTTAAGATTGACGTTCCTTATATTACAAGACTTAGTAATGAAGTTAAAATCTATGAAAGAGATTTTAATGCAGAAAAGATTCCTCATGTACATATCGCGCCTCACACTTTAGAGATGGCCGCTATGTGGGCAGTTCTAACAAGATTAGAAGAACCAAAGAAAGCTGATCTTGCAAAAATTCAAAAGTTAAAACTATACAATGGTAAGACATTGCCTGGTTATAACGAAGAGAATGTGAAAGAGCTTAGAAAAGAAGCTGTAAGAGAAGGTCTTGAAGGAATCTCTCCAAGATATATTCAAGATAAGCTTTCAAATGCGCTTGTTAAGTACGGTCATACTGGTTCACTAAATCCATTCATGGTCTTTAATGAATTAGAGTCTGGTCTTAAGCACCACGGACTTATCAATAGTGCTGACCAGCTAGATCATTATAAAGAGATGTTAGCAGTAACGAGACAAGAGTATGAAGACATTGTAAAGAATGATGTTCAAAAAGCAATTTGTCTTGATGAGAGTGCAATTGAAACTCTATGTGCTAATTATATTGACAACGTTAAGGCCTATACTCAAAAAGAAAAAGTTAGAAATAAGTATACTAATAAGCTTGAAGACTCTGATGAGAGATTCATGAGAAGTATCGAAGAGAAGATTGATATTGCTGAGTCGAGAAAGGATGACTTTAGACGTGAGATCATGAACTACATCGGTGCTCTAGCAATTGAAGGTAAGACTTTTGATTTTAAAATGAATGAAAGACTTCATAGAGCTCTTGAGCTTAAATTATTTGAAGATCAAAAAGACTCAATTAAGCTATCAAGTATCGTATCTAAGGTTGTGGATAAAGAGACTCAAGAGAAAATTGAGGTTATTAAATCTCGTCTTATCAAGAGTTATGGTTACTGTGAAATTTCAGCTACTGATGCTCTAAACTATGTTGCAAGTATTTTTGCAAAGGGCGACTCGGCTAAGTCATAG
- a CDS encoding Stp1/IreP family PP2C-type Ser/Thr phosphatase has protein sequence MGLISSGLTDIGQKRKTNQDSIYLNPDKNIFVVADGMGGHNGGDIASQMAVNLIPAHLLENMGKDPKQALSQSVVYANNEIKKKSDQDQLLQGMGTTVVGFYFKGDTLYISNVGDSRAYLVNRNKLFQLTKDHSLVQEKLNLGIYNREQAANDPQKNVLVRTVGFEADVEVDIFSYKVSKGDIFLSCSDGLHGKVSDADIVYIINKYIPDPAKATPETVQQTVTTLVAQANANGGNDNISVIVVVAQ, from the coding sequence ATGGGTCTCATCTCTTCGGGATTAACAGACATTGGACAAAAGAGGAAAACAAATCAGGACTCTATTTATTTAAATCCCGATAAAAATATTTTTGTCGTCGCCGACGGAATGGGCGGACACAATGGTGGAGATATTGCTTCACAAATGGCAGTTAATCTCATCCCAGCTCACTTACTAGAGAATATGGGCAAAGACCCTAAACAAGCTCTCTCCCAATCTGTAGTCTATGCAAATAATGAAATAAAGAAAAAATCAGATCAAGACCAACTCTTACAAGGTATGGGTACAACAGTTGTTGGCTTTTACTTTAAAGGTGACACTCTCTACATTTCAAATGTCGGAGACTCTAGGGCCTATCTAGTGAATAGAAATAAATTATTTCAACTCACTAAAGATCACTCACTAGTTCAAGAAAAATTAAATCTTGGAATCTATAACAGAGAACAAGCGGCTAATGACCCACAAAAAAACGTTCTGGTTAGAACAGTAGGTTTTGAAGCAGATGTTGAAGTAGATATTTTCTCTTATAAAGTAAGTAAGGGAGATATTTTTCTAAGTTGCTCTGACGGACTACACGGAAAAGTTTCCGATGCCGATATTGTTTACATAATTAATAAGTATATTCCTGATCCAGCTAAGGCCACTCCTGAAACTGTACAACAAACGGTAACAACACTCGTTGCCCAGGCCAATGCCAACGGCGGTAATGATAATATTTCTGTAATTGTCGTAGTCGCTCAGTAA